Sequence from the Thermocoleostomius sinensis A174 genome:
TGGTCTCCCAAGTCCAAGGAACTTGCCAGGACAAGTCTTCAGGGGTGTCTGTTGGCTTCCGCAACAAGCGCCGCACGGTGAATCCAATTAGCAAAATAAAGCCAGCAATGCCTCCTAGGGTGGGCAGCACACCAACCAAGGCTAGTTTCACGATCGTTTGTTGGGCAATCTCTTGTTCAGTGGCTTGCAGGGTGCTCAAGCTGTCTGATCGCTGCTGCAACTGATACAGCCGACTTAAGGCTCGATAGCGAAACCATCCTTCTAAATTCCTTTGAAGCAGTGACTCAGCATCAGGCAAAATTCGAGGAGGGGTACTCCATAGCCCCGTCAGTACCGTGGCTGTTTTACTAAGAGAGTTCTGACTTGTGGTCCGGTTGGCATCGTTCACATTCGCCCACGTATTCAAAGCAGCGTCTGAGTTGCCCTGCTCGGCTTGCAAAATGCCAATGCGCAGATCTAGCTGATTGATCAACAATTGTTGCTGTTGAATAGAATTACGAACTTGCTTCGTTTCGGCGGTATCTGCCAAACTGCTGACCGCTGGTGGAGCCGATTCGGTTTCTAGTTCCACATTAGGGGCGAGCCTAGCCAGTTGTTTCTCAAACTTATCTAGATTTGCTGCCGCAGACTGGCGTACTTTTTCGTACTGTTCCAGGGCATCATTAAGTGGTTGATCGCCCAGTAGGGCCCGTTGTGCCACCCCCAAATCGACCTCATCGGCAGAGTTGGGATCGCGCAGTTCTGTAGCTTGCAGTAATAAATCTGTTTGATATAGTTGAAGGCGATCGTTCACCTGGGGTTCGCCTAAGCTACCCAACAGCGAACCGCCGATCAGCAGTACCACTGCGATTGTCATTCCCACCAAAATAATCTGCTTGACTCGATTGGCTGTCATCCTATCTTTCCCTATGCCTGCAACTGCCCGCGCCACAAAATAGCATCTAGTTTATCCTTCCCAACAGCTTCTACCGGACTGTAGATATTGTAGAGTTTAGGAAAGCCCTAAGTTTGCGCTCGGCAACTTATTCACTAGGAAACAGTTGTGAATCCCTCTACCCTTCCCTTCACAATTCCAGACGTGATGAAAAAGCTTAAGACAAAATAGAAGCTGGTCAAGAGTCAGATTCTACCAGCGGGTTGGGGCTATCACTCCTTCGGATTAAGGCTCCGATTCCTGCAAACAGGCGATCAGTGTGGCAAGGTGCTGTTCGGCTGAGTCTACTGAGGGGGTTTATCATTCTTCTGAGATAGGCGAAGATAAGGCTGGTCTAGATTTTGGCTCAGTTGCGGTCAAAATCCTTCAATTAAATTAACGACGTGTGTGGTGTAAGCGAGTGAATGTGATCCCTTCCTTTAATCTAACGGAACAGTACAAATTAATTAGCGAAGAAATTAGTGAAGTTTCGCTAGAAATTCTGACCTCTGGGCAATATATCGGCGGCGATACCGTCAAGCAGTTTGAACAGCAGTTTGCGGGCTATATTGGCTCTGATCATTGTGTTGCGTGCAACTCAGGAACCGACGCGCTGTTTTTGGCCTTGCGATCGCTTGGTATTGGGGCAGGAGATGAAGTAATTACAACCCCGTTTACCTTTGTGTCCACTGCCGAAGTGATTTGTGCGTTGGGTGCAGTTCCGGTGTTTGTCGATATTGAACCGCAGACGTTCAATCTGGATTTAAGCCAAGTTGAAGCCGCCCTTACCAAGCGTACTAAAGCAATCATTCCAGTGCATTTGTTTGGCAACCCCGTCAATATGACGCCGTTGATGACCTTAGCGCAGGCACATCGGCTTTGGGTGATCGAAGACTGTGCTCAGGCAACGGGCGCAAAATGGGATGGTCAACCAGTAGGCAGCATTGGGCATCTTGGCTGCTTTAGCTTCTATCCCACTAAAAATTTAGGAGCTTGTGGAGACGGAGGGGCAATTACAACCAATGACGTTGCCCTTGCCGACAGGTTGCGAATGCTGCGAGATCATGGTCAGCGCCAACGCTATGTTTATGAAGAGATTGGTGTCAATAGTCGTTTAGATGCTTTGCAGGCAGGGATTTTGCAAGTTAAACTGCGCTATCTAGAAACCTGGAACCAGCAACGTCAAACGATCGCTCATCAATATCAGCAATGGTTAAGTCCTTTACCAGGAATCATCTTGCCACAGGAAATTGAAGGTGGCGAAAGTGTGTGGAATCAATACACCGTTCGTGTATTGACGCCAGAGGGGGCAGAAAATCAACGCGATCGAGTTAAACAACAGCTTCAAAAGCACGGAGTTGGCTCAACCATCTACTACCCTATTCCCCTGCATCTTCAACCCATTTATGCCACTCTTGGCTATCAAGCCGGACAATTACCCATTGCCGAACAAGTGGCGCAAGAAGTGCTGTCATTACCAATGTTTCCAGAGTTGACAATCGAGCAACAACAGCAGGTCGTGTATGCGCTGAAGGAAAGTATGGTGAAAACATGAGCGATGAGCGTTGAACTAAGACAATCACTTGGTTGGACTTGCGGCATCACTTGCAGCAGCAGAGATCTGTTAGAAGGGTCAGAGAATAATGCGATCGCTCTGTGGCTGAGTTGGGAACCTTACTTACTATTGAATTAACCATTGAATTACCTGAAAGTCGAGTTATGGCGCTGGTTCAACCCAAACCGTGGGAGAACTCCCAATCATGACCACAACCACACCCCCTTCAGACAACCCCAGGCTCGATCGCGTCGAACAAATTCTGGCGTCCCTTGCCGAGCGACAAGACCGTACCCAACACCAGCTTGACCAGCTAGAAGGCACGGTTGAGCAGCTTGGCGAGAAGATCGATCGCATCACGTCTGAATTGGGCGAGAAGATCGATCGCATCACGTCTGAATTGGGCGAGAAGATCGATCGCATCACGTCTGAATTGGGCGAGAAGATCGATCAACTAGCGGATGAGCTTGACCAGGAAGCTGAGCATGTAGGAGCTACCTTTCACCAAATTGAGCAACGCCAAAACCAAACCGATCGGCAAATTGCCCAACTTGTTGAACGCATGGATGCTTCCATTGCCCAAGCCGAGCGCGATCGTGTGCAGTTTCAAGGTGTGATAGAGCGCTTGCTGCTGGTGCTGACGCAGCAAATGAATGGCAGCAATGGAGGGTAGGAGGCATAACCAAAATTGTCCCTCCTCGGCCTGTGCTCAACGCCTTGAGCAGCATTGCGTAGCTAAAGCTCAGCAGGGCGTTAAACCGATCTTTGAGTGGGCGACGATTCCGTCCAGAAAACTGAAAAGCTGGATCTGTGTTGTCTGAGAGCAGGTGAGGTAATGCTCCAAAGTACAAAGCTCTCAGATTACCTTCCAGTCCCAATAGGGAGGCGATCGATTCAGCTTGAGGAGCTTGTTTAAGAACACGCTGCATCTTCAGGAAACAGTTGCATTGGGTGAGCCTTCTCTCCGTGTACCAGGCGCACTTCTTCAGGCAAACATACTGGAGCAAGAGAACAACGGATACAGAGCCGTTCGTTTGTAGTGACAGGAGGACGTTCGGTAGATTGCCGTAATTGTCGTGCCCGTTTTTATCGGAATGCTTGTCGAACAGTTAATTCCAGTCCTGGTAACAGCACATCGGTCAAAACCGTTTCACCTGTGTAGGTGCGCGGCGGCGCATCGGGATAAAATACAGTAATGCTCTTAGCTCTCGGATCAACCACCCAAACCCTTGATACTCCAGCACTCAGATAATCAGTGGCTTTTTCAGTCATTTCTCCAAAGGTTTGATCCGGCAAAATAATCTCGATCGCCAGCTCTGGTGGCACAGGGCAGGGGGCATCTTCTGCCCAGCTATCTGGAAGCCGATCGTAAGAAACATAGGTTAAATCGGGCACCGGCACCCAATCTACCTCGTTGCGCTTGAGGGTGATGCCCCACTCTGGGTAAACCTGCCCACACTGCTGCTGCTCACACCAATCATCCAACAGCCTCAGCAAAATTTTCTGACTGCCCGCATGAAAAAACTTAGGAGACACTTTCGCTATTGCTTGTCCATCGACTAATTCATAAGCCACATCCCCTGCCGGGATGGTCAGGTATTCTTGCAAGGTTAGAGCTTTGCTGGAGGATTGAACCATAGGAGGTGCTGCCCTCGTCAGGGAATGCTTCTAGTGTACCGTTCAGCGTTGAGGGTAATCAAAGGAGGAGGGAAAAACGCCTGGAGGCGATCGGAGGTTTGGAGCTACAGCAGCACGCCTATTGCCTTACAAAAAATCTTCAGTTTTCTAAGGTTCAAGCTTTGTTGATCTACCTTACTCAAGGTGGCATAGTTTGGTGCGGCATTCTAGTATTGCAATCGGGTCTTGCAAGTGGGTTTCGCACAGCCACTAAATTGGTAAAACCCTGCACAAGGTAGAATCACCTTATGGCATCGGGTGGTTTACCGAATGCTGTTCAACTGCGTTACATTTGCCTAATCTTGCTGGGCGATCGTTCCTATGATCGTTCCTATGATCAGTGCTTTTTCCAAGTACTGTAGGGGCGATCGGGTTTCATTGGCCGTCACCCCTACTGTCAGTTAATAGCTAATTTGCAGAGTCACACTTGCCTGCACTTCTTGTTCACCCCCGATCACCGGAGTAGGAACCGATTCAGCTGCTTGCACGGCTCGATCGGTCCGGAATAGAATCGGCGGAGAATAGGCGGCTCCATTGACTTGAATTCCAACAATTTCACCTCGTGTTAGACCCAACGCTGCGAAGGTAGCGTCTGCTTGGGCTTGGGCATCTTCCGTGGCTTCACGAATAGCTTGTTGGCGAGCTTGAGCCAAGGCAGCATCGTCAGCAACAAAGGAGATTCCATCAATGCGGGTGGCTCCAGCTTGAACCATGTCGTCGAGCAGTGCACCTGCTTGGGACGTAGGGACACGAAAACTGACCGTATTAACGCCAGCATAGCCCGTAATCCGAGCGGTGTTATTGCTGTAATCATAAACAGGATTCAAGGACAATCCTGCGGTTTGCAGCCGAGTGACGCCCTCTCGCGATCGCAACTGTTCCACAATCGCATTCGATCGACGTGCAACTTCTTGCTGTACTGCTTCTGCTGTCTCACCTTGCACTTCTACCCCTAGTGTCACCTGAGACAATGTAGTAGCAACTGTTTCTGTTCCTTGACCTGTTACTGTCAACGTCCGAATCAGTGCTTCTTGTGCAAACGCTGGAGACACCATAGCGAGACTCAAACAACTAATCATTACAGGAATAGCACGACGAATTGGTTCGATCGCAAAGGTCGATCGTTCCATCAAGGTCAATCCTTTCACAGAAATCTCCTCACAGAAATACAAATAAAAGAAACAAAAGGATATTTGGCACTGACATAAGTCATACTTGAAGCGGTAATAGGTGCTAGGTAATCATCTGAAAAACTTACCTATTACCCATGACAAAACCCTAGTATCACTTGTCGAGGCGCGTCTTGATATCCCATGACGGACAGTTGTAGCGAAAAGTTCTAACAGAACGTTTTAACCAACCGTCTGTCTTTCTAATCTGTCATTGCTGTGAGGTGAATGGAAACTAAGTTGCAAATTTTGCAACTAAACTTTATTGGATTGGCGCAGTCATTGTGATTGGTTGTATGAAACTATTGCATGGTTGACTCTGAAATTAGCGCTGCTCGTTCTTCAGGAGCTTGGGCAACCAAGTGGTTCTTGCCATGTAGGAAGAAGTAGAGGGTGGCAATCGCCAAAAAGACAGCAACTCCCCAGACACCAGGGCGATAGTCCGGAACAGCGAAACATGCGATTAAAGCCAACATGGCTAAAAAGGTGCCGATCGCCGCTCCCCAAATTCCTAACGGACTTTGGTAGGGTCTCGGTAGGTTCGGGTGGCTAAGCTTGAGCTTGATGTAACTGAGCATCACAAGCAGGTAGGAGATCACCGCTCCGAACACAGACATGTTCACGAGTACTGGCCCCACACCACTGTCTCCTGAGACGCTAATGAGTACGGCACAAATCAATGCCACGACGGCTCCTAAGCAGAGTGCTCTGTAAGGAGTATAGGTTTTACCCGTGACCGACAACCAGCGTGGTAAGTAACCTGCCCGCGACAGGGAAAACAAAATGCGACCATAGGCATAAACAATGGTGTGGAAGCTGGCAAACAAGCCACAAATTAAAGCAAAGGTCGTGATCAGCGTGGCTGTCGATCCAGGGCCAAAATATGCCTCCAATCCCAAAATCATGG
This genomic interval carries:
- a CDS encoding CPBP family intramembrane glutamic endopeptidase yields the protein MTANRVKQIILVGMTIAVVLLIGGSLLGSLGEPQVNDRLQLYQTDLLLQATELRDPNSADEVDLGVAQRALLGDQPLNDALEQYEKVRQSAAANLDKFEKQLARLAPNVELETESAPPAVSSLADTAETKQVRNSIQQQQLLINQLDLRIGILQAEQGNSDAALNTWANVNDANRTTSQNSLSKTATVLTGLWSTPPRILPDAESLLQRNLEGWFRYRALSRLYQLQQRSDSLSTLQATEQEIAQQTIVKLALVGVLPTLGGIAGFILLIGFTVRRLLRKPTDTPEDLSWQVPWTWETILQVLILGFFLVGQVALPLLLGGLGFNFSAFGSRARAVYTLTYYLLMAGTGLLVLYLSIRPYFPLPEDWFRLKGKRNWLVWGVGGYLVALPLMLGVSLVNQQIWQGQGGSNPLLQTVLEEGDGVALTLFFVTAAIAAPVFEELLFRGFLLPSLTKYVSPWAAIGFSALLFAVAHLSLSEVLPLAMLGGVLGYIYTQSRSLLAPMLLHSLWNSVTMLGLLILGSGNG
- a CDS encoding DegT/DnrJ/EryC1/StrS family aminotransferase, translating into MNVIPSFNLTEQYKLISEEISEVSLEILTSGQYIGGDTVKQFEQQFAGYIGSDHCVACNSGTDALFLALRSLGIGAGDEVITTPFTFVSTAEVICALGAVPVFVDIEPQTFNLDLSQVEAALTKRTKAIIPVHLFGNPVNMTPLMTLAQAHRLWVIEDCAQATGAKWDGQPVGSIGHLGCFSFYPTKNLGACGDGGAITTNDVALADRLRMLRDHGQRQRYVYEEIGVNSRLDALQAGILQVKLRYLETWNQQRQTIAHQYQQWLSPLPGIILPQEIEGGESVWNQYTVRVLTPEGAENQRDRVKQQLQKHGVGSTIYYPIPLHLQPIYATLGYQAGQLPIAEQVAQEVLSLPMFPELTIEQQQQVVYALKESMVKT
- a CDS encoding Uma2 family endonuclease, whose protein sequence is MVQSSSKALTLQEYLTIPAGDVAYELVDGQAIAKVSPKFFHAGSQKILLRLLDDWCEQQQCGQVYPEWGITLKRNEVDWVPVPDLTYVSYDRLPDSWAEDAPCPVPPELAIEIILPDQTFGEMTEKATDYLSAGVSRVWVVDPRAKSITVFYPDAPPRTYTGETVLTDVLLPGLELTVRQAFR
- a CDS encoding SIMPL domain-containing protein gives rise to the protein MKGLTLMERSTFAIEPIRRAIPVMISCLSLAMVSPAFAQEALIRTLTVTGQGTETVATTLSQVTLGVEVQGETAEAVQQEVARRSNAIVEQLRSREGVTRLQTAGLSLNPVYDYSNNTARITGYAGVNTVSFRVPTSQAGALLDDMVQAGATRIDGISFVADDAALAQARQQAIREATEDAQAQADATFAALGLTRGEIVGIQVNGAAYSPPILFRTDRAVQAAESVPTPVIGGEQEVQASVTLQISY